Proteins encoded by one window of Erwinia pyrifoliae DSM 12163:
- a CDS encoding glutamate synthase-related protein — protein sequence MSNSKPFPYGLYDPSKDSDSCGVGFITRKDGAQTHQVLEMAHGALCTVPHRGGMSAEGVGDGAGINVDLSLHFFRKITGQALKAGRFGVGNFFVPKDSALRANAERLVEDTLLSCNLKIIARRDIPLDNSVLRPAAIPFQLPIAQWIFAAPDDITSQIDFEKRIYRALLQIEARAFSESEFGGLYPLSLSSRTQVLKARLNSNEVIPYFKDLTDPDHQVRGLFFHTRFSTNTDPHTTMAQPFRLMAHNGELNTDRKNRIAEAALALARGKKIVRPKGQSDSSRLDQSIHSRLMEDNLDLITAVVSMMPPAWENDPSLSADVRAMLEYFSLYEEKNDGPAALIFGNGEVIGARLDRLGLRPLRSVETAEYIGAMSEAGQIAFPPESVLRRGRIEAGGMLYYDHREKRSYTTLEALEKLAAVADYPALLAQSRVLLQDLPVIPAEQQGSPLRYGGDLKTWQRFVAYYYNQESFKFMMDPMLATGAEKISAMGYGNAINALSDHEGGMAHYFSQRFAQVTNPPLDSIREADGMTLRVALGARPHLGRSKGQQIVVPTPILTHLDMLQLREQTVAPYARFEMLYTPVIGSDTASRAANADALERAIDDLAQQVVDFAREQGGIAVITDRHLSTTRAAIPMLLVVSAINQRLVQEGLRLDVSLVVESGQSISSHHIAAALGFGASAIYPLGVQMRAEEKYGEGEGGNKAFKRYAKAAEKALMKTMGKVGLCTVESYSCGEFFEPNFLDTEDRVLKKYFPNIKTPVGGAGFASIAQMAVDWHQSALRVQGENDVPLLGLFKERAEGAGHSYGTIAVRTFIDMTEQPVRFADKPREEDNFIRLMTLAKLDNAFHIKTKSFADSSFERIPDEVIDNFTITADYRQFSSLMQEERKRRPAALRDILAFPADLTHVDSEAEFTRKLGRYSLVNNGFAVRGLVCEAVAECEGQFRLRLTDEVSGLKSEQERLTTLCGVLAKRFGEEISRAEVTADALLLTASGTAADYLARIFTIAPALPLSEVQPAHEITRTFASGAMSHGALVAPAHEAVAHGTNMVGGMSNCGEGGEHYSRHGTLRASRIKQLASGRFGVWAAYLTDPMLEELEIKIGQGAKPGEGGQLPSAKVTVEIAAARGGTPGVELVSPPPHHDTYSIEDLAQLIHDCKAARVRVIVKLVSSEGIGTIAVGVAKAGADVINVAGNTGGTGAASVTSLKYTGRVAEIGIAEVHQALCANGLREKVLLRCSGAQQTGSDVVKSALLGGDSFEFGTTALMMLKCVMAKNCNVKCPAGLTTNAEAFDGDPRQLAQYFINVAHEVREMLARLGLRSLREARGRSDLLHLMDHPLEVGKLDLRAMLTVVPEVKISHPVYLEKDFVLDNGWIARLQEQLVAEGSRKIVLGNGITLNNRHKSVGGQLAIDIERLLNHQLNAEHVARIPAALQDDRGRRYLAPVTVTIVTSGSAGQSYGVFCNDGMRLQHQGTCNDGVGKGQCGGEIIVMSPGGGSQDAEGNVLIGNFALFGATGGRLFAQGQAGDRFAVRNSGATAVVEGVGDFCCEYMTNGAVLNLGTYGTGFGNGMSGGFAYQYDPYGTLAGSAAADSVMLGAIGDDNEMARVHQQAVLTMLNWHLEATGSPRARWLLDHWETESQHFVYVMPRSLLLYQDGAEILKAKARKDLLEELSASLAGHQVAKFKAAWRAGKPIANGSVPVYGAMDTPEMLVLLNNYTVLSCAQQLALSRLPKGTAVQDLAVEKAVRNLLMTEDFTLIGKLQRHGRAAIESYSDEQLACLIGAKRMADYKAALTQRNIRSMDSLATYGWILYQDACNREVLGRLPDFEELFARAALPELAAAVGKLAG from the coding sequence ATGTCCAACTCAAAACCTTTCCCTTACGGCTTGTATGATCCATCGAAAGACAGCGACAGCTGCGGCGTGGGCTTCATTACGCGTAAGGATGGCGCGCAAACTCATCAGGTGCTGGAAATGGCACACGGCGCCCTGTGCACCGTTCCGCATCGTGGGGGAATGTCTGCCGAAGGCGTGGGGGATGGAGCCGGAATTAACGTGGACCTCTCGCTGCACTTCTTCCGTAAAATCACCGGGCAGGCGCTGAAAGCAGGCCGTTTTGGCGTGGGTAACTTCTTTGTGCCGAAAGACAGCGCGCTGCGCGCCAACGCCGAGCGGCTGGTTGAAGATACGCTGCTCTCCTGTAACCTGAAGATCATTGCCAGACGTGATATCCCGCTGGATAACAGCGTATTGCGTCCGGCAGCGATCCCTTTCCAGCTGCCTATTGCGCAATGGATATTTGCTGCCCCGGACGATATCACCAGCCAGATTGATTTCGAGAAGCGCATTTATCGCGCCCTGCTGCAAATCGAAGCCCGCGCCTTTAGCGAAAGTGAATTTGGCGGGCTGTACCCGCTGTCGCTCTCCTCGCGTACTCAGGTGTTGAAAGCACGCCTGAACTCGAATGAAGTGATCCCCTATTTTAAGGATCTGACCGATCCCGATCATCAGGTACGCGGTCTGTTCTTCCATACGCGTTTCTCAACCAATACCGATCCGCATACCACTATGGCGCAGCCGTTCCGGCTGATGGCGCACAACGGTGAGTTAAACACCGATCGTAAAAACCGCATTGCGGAAGCCGCGCTGGCGCTGGCGCGCGGTAAGAAAATCGTGCGCCCTAAAGGGCAATCGGACAGCTCGCGTCTGGACCAGAGCATCCACAGCCGCCTGATGGAAGACAATCTCGACCTGATCACCGCCGTGGTTTCCATGATGCCACCCGCCTGGGAAAACGACCCGTCACTGTCGGCCGACGTGCGTGCCATGCTGGAGTACTTCTCTCTGTATGAAGAGAAGAACGACGGCCCGGCAGCGCTGATTTTCGGCAATGGTGAAGTGATCGGCGCACGTCTCGACCGCCTCGGCCTGCGTCCGCTACGCTCGGTGGAAACCGCCGAATACATCGGTGCCATGTCGGAAGCGGGTCAGATCGCCTTCCCACCGGAAAGCGTGCTGCGCCGTGGCCGTATCGAAGCGGGCGGGATGCTGTATTACGATCACCGCGAGAAACGCAGCTACACCACCCTTGAAGCGCTGGAAAAACTGGCGGCGGTGGCGGACTATCCGGCCTTGCTGGCGCAGTCCCGCGTGCTGTTACAGGATCTGCCGGTGATCCCGGCTGAACAGCAGGGATCGCCGTTGCGTTACGGCGGTGACCTCAAAACCTGGCAGCGATTTGTTGCTTACTACTACAATCAGGAAAGCTTCAAATTTATGATGGACCCGATGCTGGCCACCGGCGCAGAGAAAATCTCCGCCATGGGTTACGGCAACGCCATCAACGCGCTGTCCGACCATGAGGGCGGCATGGCGCACTATTTCTCCCAGCGCTTTGCCCAGGTGACCAACCCGCCGTTAGACTCCATCCGTGAAGCTGACGGCATGACCCTGCGTGTTGCTCTTGGTGCCAGGCCGCATTTAGGTCGCAGTAAGGGTCAGCAGATCGTCGTTCCTACGCCGATCCTGACGCACCTAGATATGCTGCAACTGCGCGAGCAAACCGTGGCTCCTTATGCTCGCTTTGAAATGCTCTATACGCCGGTGATCGGTAGCGATACCGCAAGCCGGGCGGCCAATGCCGACGCGCTGGAGCGCGCCATTGATGACCTGGCACAGCAGGTGGTTGATTTCGCCCGTGAACAGGGTGGCATCGCGGTGATCACCGACCGTCATCTCTCCACCACGCGCGCCGCTATCCCGATGCTGCTGGTGGTTTCCGCCATTAACCAGCGCCTGGTGCAGGAAGGTTTACGTCTGGACGTATCGCTGGTGGTAGAGAGCGGCCAGAGCATCTCTTCCCATCATATCGCGGCGGCGCTGGGCTTTGGCGCTTCCGCCATCTATCCACTGGGCGTGCAGATGCGTGCCGAAGAGAAATATGGCGAAGGTGAAGGCGGTAATAAAGCCTTCAAACGCTATGCCAAAGCCGCCGAGAAAGCGCTGATGAAAACCATGGGCAAAGTCGGCCTGTGTACCGTGGAGAGCTACAGCTGCGGCGAGTTCTTTGAGCCGAACTTCCTTGATACCGAAGATCGCGTGCTGAAAAAGTACTTCCCCAACATCAAAACGCCGGTTGGCGGCGCTGGCTTTGCCTCTATCGCCCAGATGGCGGTTGACTGGCACCAGAGCGCGCTGCGCGTGCAGGGTGAAAATGACGTTCCGCTGCTCGGCCTGTTCAAAGAACGGGCGGAAGGGGCAGGTCACTCCTACGGCACCATTGCGGTACGTACCTTTATTGATATGACGGAGCAACCTGTCCGCTTTGCCGATAAACCGCGTGAGGAGGATAACTTTATCCGCCTGATGACGCTGGCAAAACTGGATAATGCGTTTCATATCAAAACGAAATCCTTCGCCGACAGCAGCTTTGAACGAATTCCTGACGAGGTTATCGATAACTTTACCATTACCGCTGACTATCGCCAGTTCTCCAGCCTGATGCAGGAAGAGCGCAAACGCCGTCCGGCGGCGCTGCGCGATATTCTGGCTTTCCCGGCAGATTTAACCCACGTCGACAGCGAGGCGGAATTCACCCGCAAGCTGGGGCGTTACTCGCTGGTTAACAACGGCTTTGCGGTGCGCGGGCTGGTGTGCGAGGCCGTGGCAGAATGCGAAGGCCAGTTCAGGCTGCGCCTGACCGATGAGGTAAGCGGACTGAAAAGCGAGCAGGAGCGCCTGACCACGCTGTGCGGCGTGCTGGCTAAACGCTTCGGTGAAGAAATTTCACGCGCTGAGGTGACGGCGGATGCGCTGCTGCTGACGGCGAGCGGCACAGCGGCAGATTACCTGGCGCGCATCTTCACTATTGCTCCGGCATTGCCGTTAAGCGAAGTGCAGCCGGCCCACGAAATTACCCGCACCTTTGCCTCCGGGGCGATGAGCCACGGCGCGCTGGTCGCTCCGGCGCACGAAGCGGTGGCGCACGGCACCAATATGGTCGGCGGCATGAGCAACTGTGGTGAAGGCGGCGAACACTACTCGCGTCATGGCACCCTGCGCGCATCGCGCATTAAGCAGCTGGCATCCGGTCGTTTCGGCGTCTGGGCCGCCTATCTGACCGATCCGATGCTGGAAGAGCTGGAAATCAAGATTGGCCAGGGGGCGAAGCCCGGCGAAGGCGGCCAGCTGCCGTCGGCCAAAGTGACGGTGGAAATCGCCGCAGCCCGTGGCGGTACGCCGGGCGTGGAGCTGGTATCACCGCCTCCGCACCACGATACCTATTCAATCGAGGATCTGGCGCAGCTGATCCACGACTGTAAAGCCGCCCGCGTGCGGGTGATCGTCAAGCTGGTTTCCTCTGAGGGTATCGGCACCATCGCGGTTGGCGTGGCAAAAGCCGGCGCTGACGTGATCAACGTGGCCGGTAATACCGGCGGCACCGGGGCCGCTTCGGTGACCAGCCTGAAATACACCGGGCGCGTGGCGGAGATCGGCATCGCTGAAGTCCATCAGGCGCTCTGTGCCAACGGCCTGCGTGAGAAAGTCCTGCTGCGCTGTTCCGGCGCGCAGCAGACCGGCAGCGATGTGGTGAAATCCGCGCTGCTGGGCGGCGACAGCTTCGAGTTCGGTACCACGGCACTGATGATGCTGAAGTGCGTGATGGCGAAAAACTGCAATGTGAAATGCCCGGCGGGGCTGACCACCAACGCCGAGGCGTTTGACGGCGACCCGCGCCAGCTGGCGCAGTATTTTATCAATGTGGCACACGAAGTGCGCGAGATGCTGGCGCGTCTCGGCCTGCGTTCACTGCGCGAAGCCCGTGGTCGCTCCGACCTGCTGCACCTGATGGATCATCCGCTGGAAGTGGGCAAGCTCGATCTGCGCGCCATGCTGACGGTGGTTCCCGAAGTGAAAATCAGCCATCCGGTCTATCTGGAAAAAGACTTCGTGCTGGATAACGGCTGGATCGCTCGGTTACAGGAACAGCTGGTCGCCGAAGGATCGCGCAAGATCGTCCTGGGTAACGGCATTACCCTGAATAACCGTCATAAAAGCGTCGGTGGACAGCTGGCTATCGATATCGAACGCCTGCTCAACCACCAGCTGAACGCCGAACATGTTGCCCGCATCCCGGCGGCGCTACAGGACGATCGCGGCCGCCGCTATCTTGCACCGGTCACGGTGACGATTGTCACCTCCGGTTCTGCCGGGCAGTCGTACGGCGTGTTCTGTAATGACGGTATGCGACTACAGCACCAGGGCACCTGTAACGACGGCGTGGGTAAAGGCCAGTGCGGCGGCGAGATTATCGTGATGTCGCCAGGCGGCGGCTCGCAGGATGCGGAAGGCAACGTGCTGATCGGCAACTTTGCGCTGTTTGGCGCTACCGGCGGGCGTCTGTTTGCCCAGGGCCAGGCGGGCGACCGCTTTGCCGTGCGTAACTCGGGAGCCACGGCGGTGGTCGAAGGCGTCGGTGATTTCTGCTGTGAGTATATGACCAACGGCGCGGTACTGAACCTCGGCACCTACGGCACGGGTTTTGGCAATGGTATGAGCGGCGGTTTCGCCTATCAGTACGATCCGTATGGCACGCTGGCGGGTTCCGCTGCCGCTGACTCGGTGATGCTCGGCGCGATCGGTGATGACAATGAGATGGCTCGCGTGCATCAACAGGCGGTATTGACGATGCTGAACTGGCATCTGGAAGCCACCGGTTCGCCACGCGCCCGGTGGTTACTCGACCACTGGGAAACGGAAAGCCAGCATTTTGTTTATGTCATGCCGCGTTCTCTGCTGCTGTACCAGGATGGCGCAGAAATCCTTAAGGCAAAAGCGCGTAAAGACCTGCTGGAAGAGCTGTCTGCCTCGCTTGCGGGTCACCAGGTGGCGAAATTTAAAGCCGCGTGGCGTGCGGGTAAACCGATCGCCAACGGATCGGTTCCGGTCTACGGCGCAATGGACACCCCGGAAATGCTGGTGCTGCTGAATAATTACACCGTTTTGAGCTGCGCCCAGCAGCTGGCGCTATCCCGCCTGCCAAAAGGCACTGCGGTGCAGGATCTGGCGGTGGAGAAAGCGGTACGTAACCTGCTGATGACAGAGGACTTCACGCTGATCGGTAAGCTACAGCGCCACGGTCGTGCGGCGATTGAAAGCTACAGTGATGAGCAGCTGGCCTGCCTGATCGGTGCCAAACGTATGGCGGATTATAAAGCGGCGTTGACGCAACGTAATATTCGTTCGATGGACAGCCTGGCCACTTATGGCTGGATCCTGTATCAGGATGCGTGCAACAGAGAAGTACTGGGACGGCTGCCTGACTTTGAAGAGCTGTTTGCCCGTGCGGCACTGCCTGAGTTGGCGGCAGCGGTCGGCAAATTAGCCGGATAA